The sequence ATTTGCCAAGCCGATTTCGGGAGCTCTGTCAGCGATAGCGTTTGACGTTCCGCCTTCGCTAATGAAAGGGCCAAGCTGTCCCGGCGCAAACAACTGGGACAGCAATTAATGTTTACCAAAATTGTTCGACCCTCCCTATAAATCGTATTTTGCAATTAACAGAAACCGCCCCGGCTCCTCTGTATTTAATGCAATGACACGGAACTGTGGGAATGAGTTTCGTACCCGATATAAATTGCGAGTTAGGGCCGAATTGATTTCTCGATCGATATTCTGTTTCGCGGCACGCCAATTCCATCCCTACGCTCTCCATctacatgtatacatatgtattatataattcattttttttccTCTCCGACGAAAATGAAACGCGTTCGGTGTTCCCGGGGCGCGACAGGGGCGAAGTTATAATTATTGCTCGACGTTAAAAAGTTTCGCATCCGGGACAGAACGCTAGAGCTGTTGCTATCATCAACTTTGTCGAGCGTTGCTCGCTCGCCGGGAACACAGTCATTCTCGTTCGCCAACGTAACGCAATAATTCTTTAACGTTCGTAATGAATAATTAAATCGGAACGCGCGACCCGCGGATTCGATATTTTTTCCGCGCTAGAGCGCACGTTCGACGGTTTATTTTTCCGGGGTGTtccgacaatttcgaaaatattctacgtGCGACGGTCGACGGTTTTCAAATATCAACCGCAAAACTGGAGATTCTTAATTCCGGGCCGGCAGGGAGGACTGTAACAGTCGGAAAACTATTTCGCGAACGACAGAAAGCCGCTCGGAACTATCAGAAATACTTAATTCCCGGAAAGTTACGCGGCCGAGAGCCCGTTAAAGTCGGAACGATACATTACCGCCGTCCCGAAACTGTGAAACTTCCACCGATACAATTATTTCACAGGGTAGCGCGACCGTAAACAAAAAGTTTATCCTTCGTTAGCGGCTCGCGCAATGAAAACGGGCTTTACGATCCCGCGCCGGTAAACTATAATTACCGGCGAAAGGATCACGACTCTCGCGTCGGAGAAATTGATAGTCCATTCCGTTGACACTTAATAAAAGAAAGTCCGTTCGCCTTATACCATTTCGACGCTGCTGAGCCGCGGCAGCCTGTACTAGACACCTAACAAACTAAAACGAAGGGCGTGCTAAGCCTCGGCCATTTAATAACGAGACTAGCTTCACTCGAATTGATTTAGGCCAGATTTTGCGGTGTCGTTACAGCAGAGTAGACTCCAATCTTTAAGACAATGATGACTTCACGTTTCGTTCGACGATCAACCACAACTTGGAAAAGAATCGTACAGCTCATTTCACAGACGAGACTCCGCTCTTCGAATCTATATTGGTTTCactaatcagaaaaatttattaacgTCTACACGAGCGTACGAAATTGCAAAACTTTCGAAACAAAAAGGTATGTAATTTTTCTCTCCCGTTACGTAGTACGGAAAATTTTGTTGAGAAAAACGAACAATGGGTCTCGAAAGTGGGAGTCTCAACCGTTAAAATGAAACCAGAGCGAATGTTCGACGTCGTTTTCTGATGAAGTTACAACACTTTGAACGTGGGCCATTTTGGACGAAACGTTGATGATCATTTAACACTGAACCAATCACtgaaattatattatacattttacaaTAAGATTCAATCTTGTATGAAAAAGACCAGCAACGGAGAAAGTGCCTAGATTTGCACGTGGTCTTGCTCGTGTAACGCGAGAAATCTTAGAATCGATTCGGCTGTAGGTATTGGAAATCACGCTCCTTATCACGGGCGATTGAAACGTGTCGGTGTCGAACAGAGTCATCGGTTCCCGCGTCGAATAACCATAGCCGATCGCGTGAATGAGAATGACGCCGCGGCGGGTGGTGCCGGGGCTGAATGCGAGATGGGGAATACGAATCGAGAGGGTTGAAGCCTCCCCCATGCGAGGCTAACGGAGCTAACGGGTGCAGAGGGGTGGCCAGCCCCCATAGCCGGTCGTGGCGCAAGGTATAAAATCAGACGGCGGCTACCTGGAGGTATTCAGTGCAGGTTCGATCTCCGTGGCACATCGGTTCATCGAATTTTGATCCTCGACACCGGAAAGAGCTGGCCGGACCGACGGGACCCGTACGAAACGCCGCCGCAATGAGAAACACAAATCACCTGTTTGTAGTCCTGGccgttctaatattttcaacttctctGAGCCGTAAGTGAAGCCACCGACCGATCCTTTACGCCCGATCCACACGCTGTCATATTTTTCACCGGTTTCGCGGTTCGTTGCACGAGAAAAAACTCgctccctctcactctctctctccgctatcCATACACGCTGTTTTTCCTTTAGCCGCCACCGCCACCGAGCCACGCTTTTCTTTCTGTAACCGAAACTTTCCACTATTTGGCTGCTCGCGTGTGGCGTCTTTTTCCTTCCGAGCGCTCGGCTCTCTTCTTTACCACGCTTCTTTTGTCAACCTTGTTCACTGCCGCGGTGCTACGGCCCCTTTTTCTTCGCGAACAATGTTCCCTCGTTATACCGGGATCGCGACTACCGCCCGAGAGCCTGCAACCATCGGCCACAGGCTGCCGATAGATTGCAACCAGTGAACCTTCTATTTGCTTCCCGTTCGAGCCCCTGTTTCGCGCGGTTTTCCCACCGTGTAATCAAGATCGCCGAACTTTATTTATCCCTGAAGCTGCAAACAATTCTCATCGAAATCAAGAACTCGGTGCTTCTCAAATTCCGACAAGATATTCAGCTTGTCGTACAAGTCGAGAATTTAATCAATTGCATAATTCAGCTAATTCAATCGCGAAAGCCATTAAGATTTAGCCTAACGCGTTCGCGTCGCGATCTAATCGAGTGCATCGAATTTCGTTTGATCCCGAGGGAGTCTCATTAAAATCAAGCATGTACCCTTGATTCTGTCTAATTTCACCGGCTGTGTACAATCAGGCTGATTTAACTCGAAAACCATCAGGAAGCAGTGCATCTAAGCTTCCATTCGCTCGGATCCCCGTTCATTGATCCCTCGTAACATTGATCGATCGTGTATCTTCGATCAAGCTTTTAATCTTCCAGAGGCAGAAAAGTTGAAGGCAAACGTTAGACGGACATCGGGCTTGATATCGATCCCCAGAGTCGGTCGGAACGCGGAGATGCTGGGACCAAGATCCGAGCGGGCCGCCGGATTGGTGCAGTACCCGAGAGTCGGTCGATCCGATCTACCAACTTCGAATGTTAATTTCAACCGCTACCGTGATCCGGAGAACGACGGGGATCTTCAATTTTACAACGTGCGCGACCTGGAGCTGGATGCCGCGCTCGATCAGGATTACGAAGGTGAACCGACCGACCGTGTTCCGATCCTTATGATCATTTCCCTGAATCCGGGAATAAAAGTTCGGGATTACGAGGGTTCGATTCGGCGTCGGTGAAAGTtcgttatttttctttttttacaagATCTCTGAATCTAAAGTCGGCGACTAGAATTGCGGTTAGGGGAGCCGAGATCTCGAGTTACGGGGGACGACAAATTATGAAGATTGATTCCGCGGTCGATTCTgaatatatgaaaatatattcCGGTTCTAGAGACAAATACTGGACATGaagataaaaatgaataacaatTTGCAAACCGAACGTAGATCATAGTGTGTGTTAAAATAAGATAAATCCCGGGCGTGAAACTGAACCGCATGATTTCGAGCGTGATAAATCGCGGTTTGCCGAACGGAGTCGGATATTTCGATAACGAAGTAACGATTGCCGGCGAAGATCGTAGAACAAATTCCGGGTAGAAAGACAAATGGCGATTTTCGCGGACGAGATCGCTGGCTCGAAGATAGATTACCGTTTGCCGGAGAGAACCGCGGGGATATGTGGATGAACGATCGTTGGGAATGAAGTGGTTCAGTCAATAATATTGTGCCAGGTTACCAAGGAAGAACGAGGAACAAGAACGTGCGGGACCAATGGATCCTGGATCGTCCTCGGGAGTATCGTCCGTTGCAGAAGATCGATGAGCCGAGGCCGATGTTCGCCGGTGCTCAAGGCAGGTATAGTATGATCCGCGTGCTGCGAATCCGGGGCATTTGCGATGGAATTGCAAATGCGCTCGTCGAATTTGAAGGATCGACTAGACCGTGGGCCGCGTTTGATAAATTCTCACGCATCGCGCGAGAGcacgggccgccgcgccgttccgCTAATGTATCCTCTGTCGGGATATCGCGGCGATCATTTATCTGCTATctctccgctctctctctctctctatatatattttttctctctctcgtatcaGCGCTGTAAAAGCCATGCAGCTCGTCACGAAGTGTCTTTTTTTCGGCGCGGGCGGGGGCCACGGGGGTGGCCGCGTGAAAATCTATCCCGTTGATACGTGATCCGGGAGCGAAAGTGCGGACGTGTATCGAGAATGTTCTGTTGATGCGACCCGACTCGATCCAAATGCCAATTTCATTTTTACTCTCGCGCCGCTCGTATTTCTCGCGAGCCGATCAACCAAAACCGCCGCGAACCGTCCGAAATTCTTTCTTCTCGGCGACGCGTGATTTGCTCCAAGCTCCAATTTACGATATTTTTTTACCGCGCAGCCCCGACAACCCTTCGTCGCCAAGCTTACATGTACACTTTTATTTGCCGTTCGGGAAGGTGCGCACATTTTTTCAGAAGGAACGAATCACGGGCAAGCTTGCTGCAGTCGAATCTGCGCGAAAATGAGACCAATCTTTTGGATTGGAGCACTTTCTGTTTGTTGCAGCTTGAAATATCCTGCACGTAGGACCCGGTGTAATTTTTGTCTCTGAAAGAATATACAGCCCCGCCAAACAGGGAATTATGTGGCAGGGCCCCTTGAC is a genomic window of Lasioglossum baleicum chromosome 14, iyLasBale1, whole genome shotgun sequence containing:
- the LOC143215523 gene encoding CAPA peptides isoform X1 encodes the protein MRNTNHLFVVLAVLIFSTSLSQAEKLKANVRRTSGLISIPRVGRNAEMLGPRSERAAGLVQYPRVGRSDLPTSNVNFNRYRDPENDGDLQFYNVRDLELDAALDQDYEGYQGRTRNKNVRDQWILDRPREYRPLQKIDEPRPMFAGAQGPRNSQLALNDYTPRLGRETEF
- the LOC143215523 gene encoding CAPA peptides isoform X2, which produces MRNTNHLFVVLAVLIFSTSLSQAEKLKANVRRTSGLISIPRVGRNAEMLGPRSERAAGLVQYPRVGRSDLPTSNVNFNRYRDPENDGDLQFYNVRDLELDAALDQDYEGYQGRTRNKNVRDQWILDRPREYRPLQKIDEPRPMFAGAQGRSSE